The DNA window TTCAAGGCGTACATTTATTGAAGGATCCAACAATAAATGCTATCTTTCTTCCTTACATGAACTCCTTGAGGTCTATATCTCAATGTTTATGCGCTTTCATGTAGTGTCAACATACTCCACTGCTGTGATAAGCAAGAATCGCCGTTCTCTATTCCACGGTTTACTTAATTTCTCGGGCATATCTTTCTGTGAAATGTCAAGTTTCTTACCCATGTAGTTCACTATTTAGGGATACAAATTATCGAGTATGAAGTACTTCCTCCAAGAAAGTGAACCATGGGTTCATGGGTACATGCCACAGCCTTTTTTGTGGAATTGAGATGGGGAGGAACATAGACTGATTAAGTGACTACGCCATCTGATATAATATGAAACTCCTGGTTCAAACCCAAATAAACTAATATCACCTCGCACTCAAATTCTTCTAGAGACAATTGTGTTAAATTGTTAGTATTTAGCCCTTACTTAAGTGGTCATAAATCATTCAAGGACTCATTGAACCTAAGAAATTTTGATTGTATAAAATACTGAGAGGCATTTCACCACCATGGCGCATTAGGCACGAATCAGAATCAAGGTTAtctgtttgtttacatttgaaccatgaCGTAGCCACTGAATCAGTTGATGGGAGTGTTGCTTACGACACATGCTATTTTAGCCAAATGACTTTCCACTCTAATTATTTTGCAGTCCTAATCTTGggagttgaaaaatgcattatttGTGGTACCCGCTCCTTGATGCTATATAGATAAATATATCAATGGACTCGGCTGGATTTTGTATATTTTCAGTGAAGTTCCCAAATCATGTATCTTGtgtgcggtgttttaaaatctccccTTCCATTACATCTTTATTCAAAGAACAAATCAGCATTATTCCTTGAATATTCTCAGAAATTCCTGTGCATTAAGAAGAGGAATGGTGGAAGTTTTCAAGCATTAACGTTGAGTTGTTCTCCATTtctaaaataaagtaagacaagaagtctgcaacatagCCCATGGAGATACATTACTTCGGAGTTTTAATGTTAGTATGCCTTGAAGTATAAGAAGATTGGAGATGAAACTTTAAAACAGAACTGTAGCACTCTTATCCGAGGTGCAACTGAAATCTGTCTGTTTGAACTGTCACTGCTTGAACTGGGATAAAAGTACGTTTTGCCTTAGTTATGGTAGGGTATGATGAGGTACAATCACCTGAATCACCATCATTCCTTTTGTTTGATTCATTTGACGATGTAAGTCTCCAAAGTTAGGATAATCTCAGTAGTATCTCTGTATTGGCTCCATTATGCAGCTGAAATGAAGTCAATAACTTCTTGTTTCTATGTTAGaattcacttttttcttttatcaataTCAGAGGTAATTATTTCAGAGCACACTTTTTAACATTAAATCACCAGCTCATTCTTAGCTTTCTCTGGATTTTCTTTTGTATTGTCTCATTTTGACttagtcaaaaaattcaagtaacCAGTTACTCCTTACTTACCACAGTTACAACTTTCACACTATAGTGATAGTTTTCTCCAATGTTGAGCTTGTTTTTTTGTACTACTGTTTTTGACTTAGATTTAGAAATAATTAAAGTTCCCTCTATTTCCCTCTAGTGATGATGTTGGCACTGACGAAGGACAGAAGGACATCTTCACCTCATTgaaggaagttttaaagaacgctttaatcgcagaTGGAGTTGCAAATGGACTTCACGAAGCCGCCAAAGCCCTAGACAGGTATATTTCTTCAGTATTCTTAAAACTGGAGAAAGGAAAGTATGGGCAAGTGTCATATCAGAAAATGTCACCATTTAACAGTATGTGGTAACCAATGTATCAACTGATAATTGACGTATTCAGGTCGAAGTGACAtttttctattcttttcttCCACAAGTACCTAAAAGATCCTCTCAGTCAAACTTCAAACCCAAAGCAAGTCTTTTCTGAATGAGTATTATTTAGTCAACATTTTCTCTCATTAACatacaaaatgtcaaaattagtAGGATTTTATTCTGAAATGGAAGAAGCTGCATCCGCTCATCAGCAGTACAATACTTTAGTTTACCTCATGAAGAGGAAGAGGCGATGGCGGGATGTAGTGAGCAGCtcagatttttgtttgaggtttgCAAATGTAGTCAAACTATAGCCACAGCCAAACCAGTTTGAAGGAAGGAAAGAACATCAATGgcagttcttgaaaaactcTGATGGCGTTTTATTTATTGCaaggaaatttaatttgaatgcCTCATCGTGATTTTAGGAGATAGTTTTAGGGTAGGAGATGAATAGTCACAAAAACTCAATTAGAAAGTATTGTTCAATTTTCCTTCTACAAATGGGAACTTGAGAAGAGATCATGAGCATCGCAATCACAGGAATGCATTTTTGACCTAGGTCTcaatatgtaaaaaattgtcttccTAGATTCGCAAATAACATTTTGTAAGTATCACCAAGACGTAAGTCTGAAATTCAATTGACACTATGTATTAGCTGTTGCTTTTAACCAATGTTAGAATTGgaacttagttttatcaacgaATTTTGTTAGAATATAGAATCATTTTTCTAAACACAGTTTGGTAGTCCTCTTGCACTAGATTATATAATGATAAACGTTTAGATTTAATTtagtttttgataattttttcctcctctcccccccccccctttttcttGCAAGGCTCACTTGATTTTTATATTTGCTTTCTTATGTCTTTAGTCGCAGGGCAAGATGCTGTGTTCTGGCTGAGAATTGTGATGAGCCAGCTTATAAGAAATTAGTCCAAGCTTTATGCAATGAGCATGGAATCCCCCTCATCAAAGTAGATGACAACAAAAAGCTAGGCGAATGGGCAGGACTTTGCAAAATTGACAGCACAGGGAAAGCAAGAAAAGTTGTAGGATGCTCTTGCGTAGTCATCACGGTGAGTTTGCCTGTAATCACAATACTACTTTTATTTTGACTgcgttcagcaaaaaggaaccaagtcaatTTTTGGGTAATTCCAATACACGGTTAATTCAAACGGGCCCAGTACTcctaattttttgttaaaagcaTTTCATCCAGAAACAGgtctttcattttgaaatttggtttGCTTTGAAGGTTTTGCAACTCATagaaaaaaggaagtatgtgGGAGTTCAATTGCTCCGCTTTTGGCAGAATTCAGATATCCCTACCACTAAATCCTCACTAGAAACTTCACTGAATTCTTTGGCAACATAGTCCCAGCAGCATCCAAAATCGAAGtcacagaaaggaaccatgagctcttggttcgtttctgtaaagagccgtatgcaaaaacgacatttttcgccccccctctaaaacttattcaatcttcgtctatcagttactaatactggagcgcttctttccccaaattttcagacccccaaaaaatttaaggggggcgctagggggggtggaagtcaaaacctgtgaccctcgatatctttcgaacgaaacaagatattgaggcccggtttggacaaaaaatcgtctaaaattgcatactttaagattctaaaggtcaaaatcccaaaattaaattttaacttaactcatgtgctttttttcagtttttgaggaaaaacaatttcttttaaacagattaaactgaaatttcacattttttgatttgaaccaaaaccagttttttaaattgttcgtctttttccgcatccaacgagtggtcgtataagctggggaaccgaacggttccggagttatgatcgattgaagtttccgctcaacgcgcgccgaccgattttcgcgcgcaaaaaagtcggatttgactgttattaaatcagatttaatgttcaaactgagcaaaatgcattattagggactcctgagggtcgctgagtccagaaatgacggatacttccaaaaaattcacgtttttaaaattacagctccgtacaggaccactgagcggccggtcggcgctcagtgggcctctaaaatagcgctacggagctgtaattttaaaaacgtgcattttttggaagtatctgtcatttctggactcagcgaccctcaagagtccctaataatgcattttgctcagtttgaacattaaatctgatttaataacagtcaaatccgacttttttgcgcgcgaaaatcggtcggcgcgcgttgagcggaaacttcaatcgatcataactccggaaccgttcggttccccagcttatacgaccactcgttggatgcggaaaaagacgaacaatttaaaaaactggttttggttcaaatcaaaaaatgtgaaatttcagtttaatctgtttaaaagaaattgtttttcctcaaaaactgaaaaaaagcacatgagttaagttaaaatttaattttgggattttgacctctagaatcttaaagtatgcaattttagacgatttttttgtccaaaccgggcctcaatatcttgtttcgttcgaaagatatcgagggtcacaggttttgacttccaccccccctagcgcccccccaaaattttttgagggtctgaaaatttggggaaagaagcgctccagtattagtaactgatagacgaagattgaataagttttagagggggggcgaaaaatgttgtttttgcatacggctctttgtcTGCCGGCTTGACAAAATCCGTCACAGAATCAATTAGGTTTCGCCCATTATGAAATACATAGCAACACAAAACCAGTGCAGTTATATACAAGCAGGCGAAGCATTGATTTCAATTATCTCATTGTATAAAATCCTGTTTAAGAGCATTAGCTGGAGAAAGTTCAGTTTTTAGAAGTTCCCAACGGATTTTGAAAGCAGTAGCACCAAGCCTTTCACTCCAATTTTCTTTAAGTCAGCGCAAAATGatttggttccttcctgctaaatttGGTCCATTGTAAGGTCTCTGTGGTTGTATGTCTAATATTCAAGGAAATGTTGAAGCAGGATACTTTAATTGGGTTTCAGTCAAACAACAAAATTGGATATTAGAGCTCCTAGAAGATAATTgtacttttcagattttcatggAGCAAATAGCAAAATGAGCTATGATTGACAATGAAAACCCTTTTTTCCCATCCTTTCTGTGGACTGATATCAATTTTTAGTATTCTGTTTTGTCGTACAAGGTGTGACTTAATTCATACTTTTACATCGGTGGTAATGCGTTTGCTGGAGCAGCAGCATTTCCAAGTTGCAGACCTCCGGGTCATTAAGTTAATGAAGAAATGATTGTATTGATGTGGAAgtaccttcaaattttttttaaaaatgtgtcaTCTCATGAGCCCTTGTTGAGCCATCACATCTTAAAATAGTTTGAGAGCGCATTGTTGCCAGTCTTATGATTTAAAACTTCAGAAAATTTGCCACATGACATTGCATTTTCAACTTCTGAGATTTTATGGGGTTCAGAATCAGTCATTCTGATCTATCCCATAAGTAACACGTTGTGTTACCTTGCTGGATGGTCTATACCATACTTTATACATCGTTTCACCGTGCTGTATTGAATGTATGTGATCATAAGCCTATGTTCAATTGGTTCCTCTTCGGTTTTCCATAACAACGGTAAGTTCCTTTTTCACCCAGGGACTTACCTTTAAATCGTTTGCGGTAAGATGCAACGTGGCAAATTTTAATGTGTATCTACATACACATTCACAAGGTGAGCAGTGTGCAAAGTTAAGAAGAAATTTGTGCAGA is part of the Bemisia tabaci chromosome 1, PGI_BMITA_v3 genome and encodes:
- the RpS12 gene encoding small ribosomal subunit protein eS12, with protein sequence MSDVETDDVGTDEGQKDIFTSLKEVLKNALIADGVANGLHEAAKALDSRRARCCVLAENCDEPAYKKLVQALCNEHGIPLIKVDDNKKLGEWAGLCKIDSTGKARKVVGCSCVVITDYGEESPALDHLREFIKVSGE